In Camelina sativa cultivar DH55 chromosome 17, Cs, whole genome shotgun sequence, the genomic stretch TCCTCTCTCTTTgtgtctctctctatctatttcTTTCTAGAATTTGCTACTTAGTCTCATTGttggaaaacaatatttttgtgtCCATATCTACAGGTCAGAACCTTTTTTCTGGAAGATGCGCTTTCTGTCCTGATATCAGACAAGAATAATCATCTACTTTCTGCTGACTCGAACTTACCAAGTAACAAGCATGAttttaaagatgaagaaaaagttgcTTTAGATGAAGCAATCGACTTGGCATGGACAAATGATGAGTTTGATTGTCTCTTAGATCTAATTTCTTCTGAAGGAAGTCATGAGGTTTACAATTACCAGAATTCAACGACTGGGCTAACACCACTTATGGTCTTTGCTGGAAAGGGCAGGGTTAGCGATGTCTGCAAGCTCCTTTCATTTGGCGCTAACTGTACACTGAAGTCCAAAGAAGGTATAACCGCATTAGAAGTGGCTGAAAAAGAGAATCAAATTGAAACTGCTCAGATAATCAGGGAACATGCAAATAACATCCAGTCCAATTCTCAGCAAGCACAAGACTTACTTGATAAGTATATGGCGACAATGAAACCAGAAGAAGTAGATGTGGGTCTTATAGTGAAGTTAATGAAGAAAATATGCAGCGATTCAAAAGATGGTGCCATTCTTGTTTTTCTACCTGGGTGGGAGGAAATcaggaaaacaaaagagaaattgcTTGAGAATCCCCATTTTGCAGATAGTGGTAAATTCAGCATTCTATGTCTTCACTCACGGGTTCCGGCTGAGGAACAGAAGAAAGTTTTTGATCGCCCCCGTCGAGGTTGTCGCAAAATTGTGCTTGCGACCAATATTGCTGAATCAGCAGTTACTATCGATGATGTGGTTTATGTGATAGATAGCGGCCGGATGAAGGAAAAGAGTTATGACCCTTTTAATGATGTGTCAACGCTCCAATCGTCTTGGGTATCAAAAGCAAATGCAAAACAGAGGGCTGGTCGAGCAGGCCGTTGTCAACCAGGCGTTTGTTATCATCTATATTCTAAACTCCGGGAAGCGTCTTTGCCCGAATATAGAGTTCCTGAAGTTAAGAGAATGCCAGTGGATGAACTCTGCTTGCAGGTGCTGTTCTTTCTaacgtagatttttttttctgtgatgTTTAATGTTGTTCAGGCATGGTAGCATTCTGTTTGAGACTTCTTGCTTACTTGATTTCTTACTGATGTCTTTCAATAATATGTTAGGTTAAGATGCTGGATCCGAATTGCGACGTAAATGATTTCCTTCAGAAATTAATGGACCCGCCTGTTCCTCAAAGTATTGCAAATGCCTTAATCATCCTTAAAGATATTGGAGCGTTGACTCCTCAAGAAGAGCTGACAGAACTTGGACAGAAATTTGGTCAGCTTCCAGTTCATCCTCGGATTAGCAAGATGATTTATTTCGCCATATTAGTGAACTGTTTGGATCCAGCACTTATTCTGGCATGTGCAGCCGACGAGAAGGATCCGTTTATCATGCCCTTGTTGCCAGGTGATAGAAAAAAAGCTAATGCCGCAAAACATGAACTTGCATCACTTTATGGAGACCATAGTGATCATCTTGCGACTGTCGCGGCTTTTCAGTGCTggaaaaatgcaaaagaaagtGGTCGAGCTAGCGAGTTTTGTTCGAAGTACTTCATCTCCCAAATTGTAATGAAGAGGCTGGATGATCTGTGTCGCAAGCTTCAGGGAGAACTTAAAAGACATGGGGTCATCCCTAGCAGTTCAAACTGTAGCCTGAATGCTCATGATCCGGGTATTCTCCGTGCTGTTATAGCAGTAGGATTGTACCCTATGTTGGGAAGGATGTGCCCAGTTTGCAAGAACCAGACAAGATCTATAGTAGAGACTATTACTGGAGCCAAAGTTCGTGTGCCCTCGCTATCAAACAATGTCGACATGTCCTCTACCAAGTATGACGAAGCTTTAATTGTTTTTGATGAGATTACTCGAGGAGATTGGGGTGTGCAGATAAGAAGCTGCACTGTTCTTCCCACTTTACCTTTGTTACTTTTTTCAAGAGAGATAGCCGTGTCTCCTACAGAGAGCTATGATGCTGATAAGAGTGACGACGAGGAAGACCACGTAGTAGAAAATGTAGGAGACACGATGGACATAGATAAAGAAGGTGTTAGGGCTGGAGAGAAAGTAATGCTTGCGCCGGAAAATCCAGTAAAGGTAGTAGTGGATCGGTGGCTGCCTTTCAAGGTTACAGCTTTTGAGATTGCTCAAATGTACATCTTGAGAGAGAGGCTAATGGCGTCCATATTGTTCACGGTAGATGAGTTATATGATCACTACGATTTAAGattttcattatttaattttggcAATGGCGTCTTTCAACTTTTCATTTGCATTTTGTAGGTTAAACATCCAAAGGAAAATTTGCCGCCTCATCTCGGTGCTTCTATGTATGCAATAGCTTGTATTCTTTCATATGATAGCCTCGCTCGATCTTCGGTTCAAACTGTAGTTGTGCAACCTATTGCTTCAGTGCCAGATGCAACGAGTGCCAAAGATGACATACCTTCTGCTAACCCCAATGAGCTTCAGGAGCATGACCCGAACACTACTCCAATGGGGTCAAAGCTAGCCAACAAGTTGGTTTTGGGTAATATGGAAGAGAGCTTGCCTTCAAATCTCGCTGATAGGAATGAGAAACCTGACCCAAACACTGCTCCGGTGGAAGATGTTTCAGCGGCTacacaacaaaagaagattcaGTCAGAGTCTAAAAGGCGCAAGTCGCCTAACAATGTGGATTTGGGGAACATTGAAGAGAACTTGGGGAGCATGGAAGAGAGCACTCCTTCTGATCTGGCTAATGGGAGTGAGCAAAAAGACCCTAAGCCAGTCTGCAAGTTGGATCTGGGTAGGGAGAAAGAGAGCATTCCTTCTAATCTCGCCCATGGAAACGAGCAACGTGACCCAAACACTTCTCAAACGGAAGATGCTTCAGCGGCTAAGCAACCAGAAAAGAAGCGATCAAGGTCCAAAAGGCGCAAATCAGGCAACGATATGGATTTGGGGATGATGGAAACTAGCAAACCTTCCGATCTGGCAAATGGGAATGAGCTANNNNGCCAACAAGTTGGGTTTGGGTAATATGGAAGAGAGCGTGCCTTCAAATCTCGCTGATAGGAATGAGCAACCTGACCCAAACACTGCTCGAGTGGAAGATGTTTCAGCGGCTacacaacaaaagaagatacaGTCAGAGTCCAAAAGGTGCAAGTCGCCCAACAATGTGGATTTGGGGAACATTGAAGAGAACTTGGGGAGCATGAAAGTGAACACTCCTTCTGATCTGGCTAATGGGAATGAGCAAAAAGACCCTAAGTCAGTCTGCAAGTTGGATCTGGGTAGGGAGAAAGAGAGCATTCCTTCTAATCTCGCCCATGGAAACGAGCAACGTGACCCAAACACTTCTCAAACGGAAGATGCTTCAGCGGCTAAGCAACCAGAAAAGAAGCGATCAAGGTCCAAAAGGCGCAAATCAGGCAACGATATGGATTTGGGGATGATGGAAACTAGCAAACCTTCCGATCTGGCAAATGGGAATGAGCTAACAGAGCCTAAGCCAGCCAACAACTTGGATTTAGGGAATATGGAAGAGAACACGCCTTCTGATCTGGCTAAGGAGAATGAGCAAACGGAGCTTAATCTACCTAAAAACTTTAGTTATGGTAACATGGAAGAGAGCTTGCCTTTCAATTTTGCTAATGGGGATGAACAACCTGACCCAAGCACTACTCCAATGGAAGCTGCTTCATCGGCtaaacaaccaaaaaataagCGATCGAGGTCCAAAAAGCACAAATCCGACAACAACCTGGATTTGGGGAACATTGAAGAGAACAAGCCTTCTGATCTGGCTAATGGGAATGAGCAAATAGAGCCTAAGTCAGTCAGCCGGTTGGATCCGGGCAAGGAGAAAGAGAGCATTCCACTGAATCATGTCAGTGGTAATAATCAACCTGACCCAAACACTGCTCCAGCGgccaagaaaccaaaaaggaaaaaacgcAAATTAGCTAACCACTTAGATTCGGGTAACAGTATGGAAGAGAAAGTACCTTCTACTGATGGGCAACAAGAACAATGCTGTGAAAAAACAGAGCGAAAGTCAGGGAACAAGTCAGAAAAAGTGAGCGTACCTTCCAATCCAGTGTGACGCAAACGCTGCACCAACTGAATCTGCTCTAAAGGAGAACCATTAGTAAGCGAAACAGAAAATCAAGCCAAGAAGGTTACTCGCAAGGACAAACAAGAAGAGAAGTAGCATGCCCCATTACACTTTGGTGTTTTGATGAGCATTTAGGTGTTTTTTCTCCGTACAACGAAAAATTCAAATGGTACTTACCATAGGTGTAATAGACAATGGAAATTCAACGATTTTGTTAGCTTATTATTGTTGTACTAGTAGATGATTTGTAGTTATTCTCAGTTAGTACTGCCATTGTTCTATCGGTTTTAAACTTATACGCATGCATGTAACTGAAAGGAGGAACGCCactattaaatattaatcaatCTTTTTCGAGATTGATCTTGGAATTGGTGAgtataataatactaaatactagtatatattgtacatttgtacatggttgaccaaaaaaaaaaaagaaaaaaaaaatgtacatagATGGAATCGAAAGCTTATGAATCTGACGTGGAACAAGAAGGAAGCGTATCTGCCACGTGGCACATAACAAGACCTCAACAATCTTATCTGGACATCAACAGAGAGATCCTCCAATATCCGAAACCAGCCAATGAGCTTCACTCTTTCGTTTCACCTCCATACATTAACACGCTCCAACAATCCTCAAAAACACTTTCATAACTTAACCACAGAGACCACAaccgagagagaaagagagagacatacACAGAGAGAGAATGGCGTACAGTGCGTGTTTCCTACACCAGAGCGCATTGGCTTCCTCAGCCGCAcgatcatcatcttcctcctcatcccAGCGTCACGTGTCACTCTCCAAACCTGTTCAGATCATCTGTAAAGCCCAACAGACTCATGAAGAGGATAACTCCGCCGTCTCTCGCCGTCTTGCTCTCACGCTCCTCGTCGGCGCTGCCGCTGTTGGTTCCAGAGTATCTCCCGCTGATGCCGCCTACGGTGAAGCAGGTAcctaataacatatataaaataaactcaGATGATAATCTTGGATCATGTCAGTTTCAGATCAAATAAAGAATCTTGAAAACATATTTGTTGGGTTTtgttatctctgttttttttcttcgtttgttGCAGCAAACGTGTTTGGGAAGCCAAAGGCGAACACAGACTTCATGCCATACAATGGAGATGGATTCAAAGTGCAGGTGCCAGCAAAATGGAACCCTAGCAAAGAGATTGAGTATCCAGGACAAGTCCTTAGGTACGAAGACAACTTCGATGCCACCAGCAATCTCAATGTCATGGTCACTCCTACCGACAAGAAGTCCATCACTGACTACGGTTCTCCTGAAGAGTTCCTCTCTCAGGTCTTTGTTTTACTCCGTCATCTATAAAGATATTGATAAATCAATAACTCAAATGAACTGTGAGACTGAATGGTGATTGGACTTTTGGGTTTTTGCAGGTTAATTACCTCCTAGGGAAACAAGCTTACTTCGGTGAGACTGCCTCTGAGGTAAACTTCCAATTGTCATTGTCTTTTGTTAATGTAAACTTGAAGCTGATAGAGTAGAATAAGAGAATCAAACTAACTGATAATCTCTAGGTTTGGATGAGTCTGATAAGCAAGATTATATTCTCTTATGCACAAAAAACTATCAAAGAGGGAGTTATAAACTCTACCTAAATC encodes the following:
- the LOC104754824 gene encoding DExH-box ATP-dependent RNA helicase DExH2-like isoform X3, whose product is MVKKDKTNTKHVTLCATTEAWATKLLEEFRASENDSYVFEQHLTNGERGIIHQMCRRMGLESKSHGSGEERRLTLFKSKAGSGDGISKSERKRKTRNQKGREGDGFSNSYSKHKYETRNQKGGAPRKKMIPPEKLKCVSFPPEAKTVLHDLFTRYPPCDGDTTGTSLGVYTGTARSNWRDDFFLKPQLTTNDIKIKVASLSSRLETDKRFRQIFEARAKLPITSFRDAIISAVESNQVVLIAGETGCGKTTQVPQYLLDHMWYNKQEACKIICTQPRRISAISVSDRISWERGETIGKTVGYKVRLQSEGGRGSSVVFCTNGILLRVLIGKGVNSCVPDITHIIVDEIHERDAYSDFMLMILRDLLPSNPHLRLILMSATLDAERFSEYFGGCPVVRVPGFTYPVRTFFLEDALSVLISDKNNHLLSADSNLPSNKHDFKDEEKVALDEAIDLAWTNDEFDCLLDLISSEGSHEVYNYQNSTTGLTPLMVFAGKGRVSDVCKLLSFGANCTLKSKEGITALEVAEKENQIETAQIIREHANNIQSNSQQAQDLLDKYMATMKPEEVDVGLIVKLMKKICSDSKDGAILVFLPGWEEIRKTKEKLLENPHFADSGKFSILCLHSRVPAEEQKKVFDRPRRGCRKIVLATNIAESAVTIDDVVYVIDSGRMKEKSYDPFNDVSTLQSSWVSKANAKQRAGRAGRCQPGVCYHLYSKLREASLPEYRVPEVKRMPVDELCLQVKMLDPNCDVNDFLQKLMDPPVPQSIANALIILKDIGALTPQEELTELGQKFGQLPVHPRISKMIYFAILVNCLDPALILACAADEKDPFIMPLLPGDRKKANAAKHELASLYGDHSDHLATVAAFQCWKNAKESGRASEFCSKYFISQIVMKRLDDLCRKLQGELKRHGVIPSSSNCSLNAHDPGILRAVIAVGLYPMLGRMCPVCKNQTRSIVETITGAKVRVPSLSNNVDMSSTKYDEALIVFDEITRGDWGVQIRSCTVLPTLPLLLFSREIAVSPTESYDADKSDDEEDHVVENVGDTMDIDKEGVRAGEKVMLAPENPVKVVVDRWLPFKVTAFEIAQMYILRERLMASILFTVKHPKENLPPHLGASMYAIACILSYDSLARSSVQTVVVQPIASVPDATSAKDDIPSANPNELQEHDPNTTPMGSKLANKLVLGNMEESLPSNLADRNEKPDPNTAPVEDVSAATQQKKIQSESKRRKSPNNVDLGNIEENLGSMEESTPSDLANGSEQKDPKPVCKLDLGREKESIPSNLAHGNEQRDPNSPNNVDLGNIEENLGSMKVNTPSDLANGNEQKDPKSVCKLDLGREKESIPSNLAHGNEQRDPNTSQTEDASAAKQPEKKRSRSKRRKSGNDMDLGMMETSKPSDLANGNELTEPKPANNLDLGNMEENTPSDLAKENEQTELNLPKNFSYGNMEESLPFNFANGDEQPDPSTTPMEAASSAKQPKNKRSRSKKHKSDNNLDLGNIEENKPSDLANGNEQIEPKSVSRLDPGKEKESIPLNHVSGNNQPDPNTAPAAKKPKRKKRKLANHLDSGNSMEEKVPSTDGQQEQCCEKTERKSGNKSEKVSVPSNPV
- the LOC104754824 gene encoding DExH-box ATP-dependent RNA helicase DExH2-like isoform X2; the encoded protein is MVKKDKTNTKHVTLCATTEAWATKLLEEFRASENDSYVFEQHLTNGERGIIHQMCRRMGLESKSHGSGEERRLTLFKSKAGSGDGISKSERKRKTRNQKGREGDGFSNSYSKHKYETRNQKGGAPRKKMIPPEKLKCVSFPPEAKTVLHDLFTRYPPCDGDTTGTSLGVYTGTARSNWRDDFFLKPQLTTNDIKIKVASLSSRLETDKRFRQIFEARAKLPITSFRDAIISAVESNQVVLIAGETGCGKTTQVPQYLLDHMWYNKQEACKIICTQPRRISAISVSDRISWERGETIGKTVGYKVRLQSEGGRGSSVVFCTNGILLRVLIGKGVNSCVPDITHIIVDEIHERDAYSDFMLMILRDLLPSNPHLRLILMSATLDAERFSEYFGGCPVVRVPGFTYPVRTFFLEDALSVLISDKNNHLLSADSNLPSNKHDFKDEEKVALDEAIDLAWTNDEFDCLLDLISSEGSHEVYNYQNSTTGLTPLMVFAGKGRVSDVCKLLSFGANCTLKSKEGITALEVAEKENQIETAQIIREHANNIQSNSQQAQDLLDKYMATMKPEEVDVGLIVKLMKKICSDSKDGAILVFLPGWEEIRKTKEKLLENPHFADSGKFSILCLHSRVPAEEQKKVFDRPRRGCRKIVLATNIAESAVTIDDVVYVIDSGRMKEKSYDPFNDVSTLQSSWVSKANAKQRAGRAGRCQPGVCYHLYSKLREASLPEYRVPEVKRMPVDELCLQVKMLDPNCDVNDFLQKLMDPPVPQSIANALIILKDIGALTPQEELTELGQKFGQLPVHPRISKMIYFAILVNCLDPALILACAADEKDPFIMPLLPGDRKKANAAKHELASLYGDHSDHLATVAAFQCWKNAKESGRASEFCSKYFISQIVMKRLDDLCRKLQGELKRHGVIPSSSNCSLNAHDPGILRAVIAVGLYPMLGRMCPVCKNQTRSIVETITGAKVRVPSLSNNVDMSSTKYDEALIVFDEITRGDWGVQIRSCTVLPTLPLLLFSREIAVSPTESYDADKSDDEEDHVVENVGDTMDIDKEGVRAGEKVMLAPENPVKVVVDRWLPFKVTAFEIAQMYILRERLMASILFTVKHPKENLPPHLGASMYAIACILSYDSLARSSVQTVVVQPIASVPDATSAKDDIPSANPNELQEHDPNTTPMGSKLANKLVLGNMEESLPSNLADRNEKPDPNTAPVEDVSAATQQKKIQSESKRRKSPNNVDLGNIEENLGSMEESTPSDLANGSEQKDPKPVCKLDLGREKESIPSNLAHGNEQRDPNTSQTEDASAAKQPEKKRSRSKRRKSGNDMDLGMMETSKPSDLANGNELTEPKPANNLDLGNMEENTPSDLAKENEQTELNLPKNFSYGNMEESLPFNFANGDEQPDPSTTPMEAASSAKQPKNKRSRSKKHKSDNNLDLGNIEENKPSDLANGNEQIEPKSVSRLDPGKEKESIPLNHVSGNNQPDPNTAPAAKKPKRKKRKLANHLDSGNSMEEKVPSTDGQQEQCCEKTERKSGNKSEKVSVPSNPV
- the LOC104754824 gene encoding DExH-box ATP-dependent RNA helicase DExH2-like isoform X1 — encoded protein: MVKKDKTNTKHVTLCATTEAWATKLLEEFRASENDSYVFEQHLTNGERGIIHQMCRRMGLESKSHGSGEERRLTLFKSKAGSGDGISKSERKRKTRNQKGREGDGFSNSYSKHKYETRNQKGGAPRKKMIPPEKLKCVSFPPEAKTVLHDLFTRYPPCDGDTTGTSLGVYTGTARSNWRDDFFLKPQLTTNDIKIKVASLSSRLETDKRFRQIFEARAKLPITSFRDAIISAVESNQVVLIAGETGCGKTTQVPQYLLDHMWYNKQEACKIICTQPRRISAISVSDRISWERGETIGKTVGYKVRLQSEGGRGSSVVFCTNGILLRVLIGKGVNSCVPDITHIIVDEIHERDAYSDFMLMILRDLLPSNPHLRLILMSATLDAERFSEYFGGCPVVRVPGFTYPVRTFFLEDALSVLISDKNNHLLSADSNLPSNKHDFKDEEKVALDEAIDLAWTNDEFDCLLDLISSEGSHEVYNYQNSTTGLTPLMVFAGKGRVSDVCKLLSFGANCTLKSKEGITALEVAEKENQIETAQIIREHANNIQSNSQQAQDLLDKYMATMKPEEVDVGLIVKLMKKICSDSKDGAILVFLPGWEEIRKTKEKLLENPHFADSGKFSILCLHSRVPAEEQKKVFDRPRRGCRKIVLATNIAESAVTIDDVVYVIDSGRMKEKSYDPFNDVSTLQSSWVSKANAKQRAGRAGRCQPGVCYHLYSKLREASLPEYRVPEVKRMPVDELCLQVKMLDPNCDVNDFLQKLMDPPVPQSIANALIILKDIGALTPQEELTELGQKFGQLPVHPRISKMIYFAILVNCLDPALILACAADEKDPFIMPLLPGDRKKANAAKHELASLYGDHSDHLATVAAFQCWKNAKESGRASEFCSKYFISQIVMKRLDDLCRKLQGELKRHGVIPSSSNCSLNAHDPGILRAVIAVGLYPMLGRMCPVCKNQTRSIVETITGAKVRVPSLSNNVDMSSTKYDEALIVFDEITRGDWGVQIRSCTVLPTLPLLLFSREIAVSPTESYDADKSDDEEDHVVENVGDTMDIDKEGVRAGEKVMLAPENPVKVVVDRWLPFKVTAFEIAQMYILRERLMASILFTVKHPKENLPPHLGASMYAIACILSYDSLARSSVQTVVVQPIASVPDATSAKDDIPSANPNELQEHDPNTTPMGSKLANKLGLGNMEESVPSNLADRNEQPDPNTARVEDVSAATQQKKIQSESKRCKSPNNVDLGNIEENLGSMKVNTPSDLANGNEQKDPKSVCKLDLGREKESIPSNLAHGNEQRDPNTSQTEDASAAKQPEKKRSRSKRRKSGNDMDLGMMETSKPSDLANGNELTEPKPANNLDLGNMEENTPSDLAKENEQTELNLPKNFSYGNMEESLPFNFANGDEQPDPSTTPMEAASSAKQPKNKRSRSKKHKSDNNLDLGNIEENKPSDLANGNEQIEPKSVSRLDPGKEKESIPLNHVSGNNQPDPNTAPAAKKPKRKKRKLANHLDSGNSMEEKVPSTDGQQEQCCEKTERKSGNKSEKVSVPSNPV
- the LOC104754825 gene encoding oxygen-evolving enhancer protein 2-1, chloroplastic isoform X1, coding for MAYSACFLHQSALASSAARSSSSSSSQRHVSLSKPVQIICKAQQTHEEDNSAVSRRLALTLLVGAAAVGSRVSPADAAYGEAANVFGKPKANTDFMPYNGDGFKVQVPAKWNPSKEIEYPGQVLRYEDNFDATSNLNVMVTPTDKKSITDYGSPEEFLSQVNYLLGKQAYFGETASEGGFDNNAVATANILDSSSQDVGGKPYYYLSVLTRTADGDEGGKHQLITATVNGGKLYICKAQAGDKRWFKGARKFVENAATSFSVA
- the LOC104754825 gene encoding putative oxygen-evolving enhancer protein 2-2 isoform X2; this encodes MKRITPPSLAVLLSRSSSALPLLVPEYLPLMPPTVKQVPNVFGKPKANTDFMPYNGDGFKVQVPAKWNPSKEIEYPGQVLRYEDNFDATSNLNVMVTPTDKKSITDYGSPEEFLSQVNYLLGKQAYFGETASEGGFDNNAVATANILDSSSQDVGGKPYYYLSVLTRTADGDEGGKHQLITATVNGGKLYICKAQAGDKRWFKGARKFVENAATSFSVA